Proteins co-encoded in one Populus trichocarpa isolate Nisqually-1 chromosome 10, P.trichocarpa_v4.1, whole genome shotgun sequence genomic window:
- the LOC7475412 gene encoding uncharacterized protein LOC7475412, translated as MAAANCSSGETCAALIHGKQMAPSRLQAWARLFVTKFLGRHISTDRLILEEDRGATFTFEGTSKRFSLEVVLKVHNPRFYWKVTTRADIGLADAYIDRDFSFADKDQGLLHLIMVLIANRDANKSISKANKKRGWWTPSLFTAGIASAKFFLQHVLRQNTLTQARRNISRHYDLSNEVFSLFLGETMAYSCAIFKTEDEDLNTAQLRKISVLIEKARIDKKHEILDIGCGWGTFAIEVVKQTGCKYTGLTLSVEQLKYAEMKVKEAGLQDNIRLLLCDYRELPQGYKYDRIVSCEMIEHVGHEYMEDFFSSCESALAEDGLLVLQSTSIADERYDEYRRSSDFIKEYIFPGACVPSLSRITSAMGVASRLCVEHVENIGSHYYLTLRCWKKYFLENKSKILAMGFDEKFIRTWEYYFDYSAAGFKSYALGNYQIVFSRPGNVGVLGNPYKGFPSAYRHLL; from the exons ATGGCCGCTGCAAATTGTTCCTCTGGAGAGACTTGTGCTGCTCTGATCCATGGAAAACAAATGGCACCTTCTCGGTTACAAGCTTGGGCTCGTCTTTTTGTTACTAAATTTCTTGGACGTCATATCTCCACTGACCGTTTAAT CTTAGAGGAGGACAGGGGTGCAACTTTCACCTTCGAGGGAACTAGTAAAAGATTTTCTCTAGAAGTTGTTCTCAAAGTTCACAATCCTCGGTTTTACTGGAAG GTAACGACGCGGGCTGACATAGGCCTTGCAGATGCTTATATTGATagagatttttcttttgctgACAAAGACCAAGGTCTTCTACATCTTATCATG gttCTGATTGCGAACAGAGATGCAAACAAATCTATCTCCAAGGCGAATAAGAAAAG GGGTTGGTGGACACCATCGTTATTTACAGCAGGTATTGCTTCCGCAAAGTTTTTCCTTCAGCATGTTCTGAGGCAAAATACTCTTACTCAAGCTCGCAGGAACATCTCTCGTCATTATGACCTG AGTAACGAGGTTTTTTCTCTATTCCTGGGAGAAACAATGGCGTACTCGTGTGCAATATTTAAG ACTGAAGATGAAGACTTGAATACAGCTCAGTTGAGGAAAATCTCTGTTCTGATTGAAAAA GCAAGAATCGATAAGAAGCATGAAATTCTTGACATTGGTTGTGGCTGGGGAACTTTTGCTATTGAAGTTGTCAAACAAACAGGATGCAAATACACGGGTCTCACTCTATCTGTGGAGCAACTGAAATATGCAGAAATGAAAGTCAAGGAAGCTGGTCTGCAG GATAATATCAGACTTCTCCTCTGTGATTATCGTGAATTGCCTCAAGGCTATAAATACGATAGAATCGTATCTTG TGAAATGATAGAGCATGTGGGTCATGAATACATGGAGGATTTTTTTAGTAGCTGCGAATCAGCATTGGCAGAAGATGGGCTTCTTGTTCTACAG tCTACATCTATAGCAGATGAGCGTTATGATGAGTACAGGCGAAGTTCTGATTTTATCAAGGAATATATTTTTCCCGGTGCATGTGTGCCCTCATTGAGTAGGATAACATCAGCCATGGGTGTAGCATCAAGACTCTG TGTGGAGCATGTGGAAAATATAGGAAGTCATTACTATCTTACGTTAAGATGctggaaaaaatatttcttggaaAACAAGAG caAAATTCTTGCCATGGGATTCGATGAAAAGTTCATCAGGACATGGGAGTATTATTTTGACTACAGCGCTGCAGGTTTCAAGTCGTATGCCCTTGGGAATTATCAG ATTGTATTTTCACGTCCTGGCAATGTCGGAGTATTAGGTAATCCATACAAAGGTTTTCCATCGGCATATCGACACCTTCTCTGA